One part of the Dyadobacter sp. 676 genome encodes these proteins:
- a CDS encoding sulfite oxidase, producing the protein MNSDLNRRDFLKQGSLTALATAMGSQIVFAKHMPPGYRPVFLDEKDALKGKSTEMIVQGDKPWNVESPVHLLDDRITPVEKMFIRNNGLVPEKIDVAAWTLTIDGESVKAPKTYTLAELKTKFKPYTYQLVLECGGNGRSGYQPQASGNQWGQGAVHCAQWTGARLKDILNDVGIKNDAVYIGYHGKDLHLSRDPKKESISRGVPISKAMEDETLIAWQMNGKDIPEFHGYPLRLVIGGWPASVSGKWLSGISVRNKVHDGAKMEGHSYKIPRNPVAPGTDIPATDDYYKIIESMPVKSLITYPKTGAMIGSGAELALRGHAWAGDRSVKKVEVSIDFGATWKECKLEAPVNRLAWQHWNTQIKFPTDGYYEIWVKATDDKGNAQPMLVPAWNPGGYLNNACERIAVRVG; encoded by the coding sequence ATGAATTCCGACTTAAACAGAAGAGATTTTCTCAAACAAGGCAGCCTCACGGCATTGGCGACTGCTATGGGTAGTCAGATCGTCTTCGCGAAGCACATGCCGCCCGGTTACCGACCGGTTTTCCTTGATGAAAAGGATGCATTGAAAGGAAAAAGCACGGAAATGATCGTCCAGGGCGACAAGCCATGGAACGTGGAATCGCCGGTGCACCTGCTCGACGACCGCATTACGCCGGTCGAGAAAATGTTTATCCGCAATAATGGCCTCGTTCCCGAGAAAATCGATGTGGCAGCATGGACGCTGACGATCGACGGGGAGTCGGTGAAAGCGCCCAAAACCTACACATTGGCGGAACTTAAAACGAAATTCAAACCCTACACCTACCAGCTCGTGCTCGAATGCGGTGGCAATGGTCGCTCGGGCTACCAGCCACAGGCGTCCGGTAACCAGTGGGGCCAGGGGGCGGTGCATTGCGCTCAATGGACGGGCGCCCGGTTGAAAGATATCCTGAATGACGTTGGTATTAAAAACGACGCCGTGTACATCGGTTACCACGGAAAGGACCTTCATCTGAGCCGCGATCCTAAAAAAGAATCCATTTCGCGCGGTGTACCCATTTCCAAGGCCATGGAAGACGAAACGCTCATCGCCTGGCAAATGAACGGCAAGGATATTCCCGAGTTTCACGGCTACCCGTTACGGCTCGTAATCGGCGGCTGGCCGGCTTCCGTTTCCGGAAAATGGCTGAGCGGCATTTCGGTCCGTAACAAGGTACACGACGGTGCCAAAATGGAGGGGCATAGCTACAAAATCCCGCGTAATCCGGTCGCACCGGGCACGGATATCCCCGCTACCGATGATTATTACAAGATCATCGAATCGATGCCGGTCAAATCCCTGATCACTTATCCCAAAACCGGCGCGATGATAGGATCGGGCGCCGAACTTGCGTTGCGGGGACATGCATGGGCAGGCGACCGTTCCGTCAAAAAGGTAGAAGTTTCCATTGATTTTGGCGCCACCTGGAAGGAATGCAAACTGGAAGCTCCCGTGAACAGGCTCGCGTGGCAGCATTGGAATACCCAAATCAAGTTCCCTACGGACGGCTATTATGAGATCTGGGTAAAAGCCACCGACGATAAAGGCAATGCACAACCTATGCTCGTGCCGGCCTGGAATCCCGGCGGCTACCTCAACAATGCCTGCGAACGCATCGCCGTCAGGGTAGGTTAA